One Deltaproteobacteria bacterium genomic window, CTCCACGGGCTACGGACGCAAGAACGTGGCCTTCAGCAGCGAGACCAAGACGGAGATCGGTTGCCACGCCAAGGGGTGTTACCATTATTTTCCCATGGCCATGACCATTATCGACATCGGCGGTCAGGACAACAAGGTCATCAAGATCGACGATCAGGGTAGACGGATCAACTTCAAAATGAACCGGAAATGCGCGGCAGGGACCGGGGCCTTTCTGGAAGAGATGTCCGCCCGTCTGGACATCCCCCTGGAAGATATGGATGCCCTGGCCCGTCAATCCACGGAGATGGTGGAACTGGGAAGCTATTGCACGGTCTTTTCGGGAACCGAGGTGCTGGAGAAGATCCGCCAGGGAAAAAAGGTTCCGGATATCGTAAAGGGCCTTTTTTATTCGGTGATCAAGCGGGTGCTGGAAATGGATTCCTTGACGGACCG contains:
- a CDS encoding acyl-CoA dehydratase activase, giving the protein MTNSSEGVFAGVDVGASRTKVAILDREANLIGHCVRKSGTDFSGTSELCLDAALLMAGVSREAIRYCISTGYGRKNVAFSSETKTEIGCHAKGCYHYFPMAMTIIDIGGQDNKVIKIDDQGRRINFKMNRKCAAGTGAFLEEMSARLDIPLEDMDALARQSTEMVELGSYCTVFSGTEVLEKIRQGKKVPDIVKGLFYSVIKRVLEMDSLTDRVAMTGGVVAHNPYLVDMVKEITSREVLVPEHPQLTGAVGAALFAMEAANR